One window of the Eucalyptus grandis isolate ANBG69807.140 chromosome 8, ASM1654582v1, whole genome shotgun sequence genome contains the following:
- the LOC104416098 gene encoding early nodulin-75-like, whose translation MSPKNILVFFLLLVVLTTAALADHGPPHKPPPHKPPPHKPPPTEESTTLDQTLTTFDGGKKKPPPKEKPPMEETATLDEETLTTLDGGKPPKKKPPPIKPPPKHKPPAGVEDAHKPPGGYSRRPRPPPSN comes from the coding sequence ATGTCTCCGAAAAACATCCTAGTGTTTTTCCTGCTTCTAGTGGTGCTCACCACTGCCGCTCTCGCCGACCATGGCCCTCCGCATAAGCCACCGCCGCATAAGCCGCCACCACATAAGCCACCTCCGACAGAGGAAAGCACCACCCTTGACCAAACCCTTACCACCTTTGATGGTGGCAAGAAGAAACCACCACCAAAAGAGAAACCTCCAATGGAAGAAACTGCCACCCTTGATGAGGAAACCCTGACCACCTTGGACGGTGGCAAGCCTCCCAAGAAGAAGCCTCCACCAATAAAGCCACCACCAAAGCACAAGCCTCCAGCAGGTGTTGAGGACGCCCACAAGCCACCCGGTGGTTATAGCCGTAGGCCGCGGCCACCACCTTCGAACTAA